One window from the genome of Alosa alosa isolate M-15738 ecotype Scorff River chromosome 15, AALO_Geno_1.1, whole genome shotgun sequence encodes:
- the LOC125307869 gene encoding olfactory receptor 6N1-like, producing the protein MPEMMENVSTFKFFILSGLQDSGVYKPLYFLLAFVLYILIIIVNLTLIFIVTVDKSLHEPMYIFICNLCANGLYGTVGFYPKFLLDLQSDIHIISYSWCLLQTYVIYNSALCEMSVLTVMSYDRYVAICRPLQYHSILTPRAVSNWDGSLHLPIGVRNALAIQFLIFPPLLNPLIYGLQLPRIRKVLCRQSTKK; encoded by the exons ATGCCTGAGATGATGGAAAACGTTTCTACTTTTAAATTCTTTATTCTTTCTGGGCTGCAGGACTCAGGAGTTTACAAGCCTCTGTACTTCTTGTTGGCGTTTGTCCTTTACATCCTTATTATTATAGTCAACTTAACTTTGATCTTTATTGTGACAGTGGATAAAAGCCTCCATGAGCCCATGTACATTTTCATTTGTAATCTGTGTGCAAATGGACTTTACGGGACTGTTGGTTTTTATCCCAAATTTTTGCTGGACTTGCAATCTGATATTCACATTATAAGCTACAGTTGGTGCCTGCTTCAAACTTATGTGATTTATAACTCTGCGCTGTGTGAAATGTCAGTTTTAACAGTGATGTCTTATGATCGCTATGTGGCAATTTGCAGACCACTGCAATACCACAGCATTTTGACTCCACGTGCCGTGTCAAA CTGGGATGGTTCACTACATCTTCCAATTGGTGTACGTAATGCATTGGCTATACAATTTCTGATTTTTCCCCCACTATTAAACCCATTAATTTATGGCCTCCAACTTCCACGGATTCGAAAAGTACTATGTAGACAAAGTACAAAGAAATAA